GGGTCTATCAATATGTTGCCTCAACTACGATTAACTACACTAGCTCGCCTCGCCGCGCTTGCTTCTGTCCAACTGTGCGCCCTATTGTCATCGGCGAGAGACAGGGGCATAGCCGGAGCAAGAACCGGCGGGGGAGAGTGCAGACATGACCGAGGCATCGCAGCAAGCGCTTATCGGAATGCGGGACTGGACGACGTTACAGTGGTACGTGATCCCGCTGATGGCGATTGTCTTCTATATCTACACCAAGGAAATGCACAAGGCGCGCGAAACGGGCAATTGGGACGCCGTGTTCGCGGGGCTGACCTTGTTTGGCATGGACTTCGTCAACGAGACGATCAACGGTCTCATCTTCCACTTCACGCAACGGTCCGCGCTATGGACCGCGCCCGGCCCAACCGCCTTCCGCACGATGATGGGCTGGAACATCGAGATCATGTTCATGTTCGCGATATCCGGCATCATCTATTACTACACCATCAACCCCGACTACCGTGTCCGTATTCTCGGCATTCCCAACTGGTGGTTCTGGGGCATCACCTACGCGGCCTTCTGCGTGCTTGTCGAATGGTTCCTCAACAAAGGCGGACACCTTGTGTGGGAGTACGAATTCTGGAACCGTTCCTTCAAAGGCGTCTGGCTCATTTTCCTGTTCGGCTATTTCCACTTTTATGTGGCCATGATCTTCGTGCTCAGCCGCAAAACCATGAAAGCCAAAATCGCCACCAACGTGTTTCTGTACTCATTGGCAATCGGCCTGAATGTCGTGTGCATGGGCGTGCTGGGGTGGCTGTATTGAGAAGGCAAGTTCTCGGAGTCATGGCATCTAACTGTATTTTCGCTGAGTTCTGCAGGAGGCGGAACTGAGAAGATCGCGGGGGGATTCGATTGATAATGGTCTAATTGGGAGAAGATGACCGTGAAGCACTTCATCCTTGCTTTTACGCTGGCGATTGTTGCCGGGTCGTCTGACACTTTTGGCGAATCCAAAGACAGATCCGTTGCGTAAGAATTGGGGGTGCTTGAGGAATGGGGTGAGGCAAGTTACAGCGATGAAGGGAAAGAAGAAGTAGCTTACCGAATTCAGGTGCGGATTCTCCTTCGCTATGAAGACCACGACTTGAAGCGTATCGCGTCGTCCCCTCAAGACTCGACTGAAATGAAGGCCCTGCCATGGCTGGAATTGACGGCAGAATAACTTCGTGGTATATTTTAGGGTATGAAAATAAAGACATCTATCACACTTTCGGAAGACTTACTGACTGCAATCGATGAAAGGTCCCAGCAGTTCAAGAATCGCTCTGGTTTCATCGAGGAAGCGGTTAGGTCGTTCCTTGCTCAGATACACAAGCAAGAGGTGGACGCTAAAGACTTGGCCATACTCAACAAGCATGCGGAGCGGCTCAACCAAGAAGCAGAAGACGTGTTGGGCTATCAGCTAATCCCGTGAAGCGCGGAGATCTGTATCTCGTCACCAATCCGTCGGCTCACGACCCGCGCAAACAAAGGGTATTTGTAGTTGTGAGTCGACAAGTTCTGATCGACTCGCGGCATTCGACAGTAATCTGTGCGCCTGTATATTCGAGCTGCGACGGACTGTCTACTCAAGTCCCAATTGGGGTTGAGGAAGGACTCAAGCATCACAGCTGTGTGCACTGTGATGAGTTGGTCAGTATTCCAAAGAGTGTATTGACGAACTTTGTTGGCACTCTGAAACCGCAGAAATTAGACTTACTCAAAGCGGCACTGCAGAATGCCTTGGAACTTGACCGATGAACAGTTGTACTTGTTCAATATCGCTAAATAGCAAGAGCCCTCGGTGGGGGTAGCACCGAGGGCTTTGCTGGGACTGTGCTTTCCGTCTTCTAAGCGAGACGAGTATAGGAAAGCAATAGGCGTGCCAAGGGTTTTTGAACGATGGTCCGTTTGTAAGTCGTTCGTGTGCAAGGATCGGGTCAAAGGCGGGATAATTGACTGACAGATTATCACCGTCAACACTTTGACAAATTGTCGAAAAATCGCCAGTCCTTGTCGGGGTGAAATCGCTAAGTCGTTCAGGCACTTGCATTTTTGATGGATTCTGAGGCACTCTTGCTTTGGTAGCCCGGATTTCTTACGAACACACGCGAGCCTATCTCGTGACTCGCGCGTTCGCGAGACTTGCACTGGAAAATGCGATGGTCCCTCGTTGACAGAGTGTATTCGTGAGAAATCCTCATGGCATAACCTCAAAGTATTGCACGTGAGCAATTTGCGCCGGCGCTCAATCGCGCCGATGCAAATTGCGGGGTTAGGCGTCGGGAGAGCAGCATAATGCCAGGAAGCGATACCACGGAACTGCGCATCTACTGTGTCTGTGGGCAGAAGATGAGAGTCTCCGAGGATATGTTCGGACGGCCGGGTAAATGTGTGGCGTGCCGGCAGAAAATCCGAATCCCCCGCCTTGATGAAATGCCTCCCAACACGACCGAACTCCATCTCAAAGACCACCCGCAGTTTCTGCGCAAGGTTAAAAAGCGCCCCGTTGACAGCGAACCGCCGCCTCCACTCGAAGAACGCGAGATGAATCTGGAGGGGGAGGTTCCTGAATCGTCATTGGGATCGGTTCCGATAGAAATTCTCGAATCCCAGCGGCTTCTTATGAGCCTTGATGAGAAAGCCAAGAGACTGCTGGACGGTGGTTCGGCGGGCGAAAACGCGCCCAGTGAATCGGATCTTAAGCAGTATCGCGTGCGTATCGGGGATGCTCTTGCCGATCTTGAAGAGGAATTGCGGCAACGCCTGATGGAATCCGCCATAGAGCTTGCCACCGCGAACGACACTATCGGAGAATTGCACCTCGCCGTGCGCGTGGGGGAGATGACCTTCTCCGAGTACGCCGCACAAGTTGACCGGCTTCGCCGCCGCCGCGACATCATGGAACTGCGGCAGGTGAATCTGCGCGGATGGCTAGCGGCGCGAACGGCCGCGGCCGCGGGTGGTTATGTTGAGGCTGGGTTCGATCAGATTCCTTCGGGCGCTATTCGAGTGGGTTTTATCCGTGAACTCGATGACAGCGCTTTGCTCCTCGACTGGCACATTGAAGGGTTAAGGAAGGCGTTGGCGCAGCGCCGCGAAACCGAGCGGGAATTTCAGGAATACACATCGAACCGGGGCAGTAAGAACGGCGGGAGCCGCCGCGACGAACTTCGCGCCGC
The sequence above is drawn from the Candidatus Hydrogenedentota bacterium genome and encodes:
- a CDS encoding ribbon-helix-helix domain-containing protein, translating into MKIKTSITLSEDLLTAIDERSQQFKNRSGFIEEAVRSFLAQIHKQEVDAKDLAILNKHAERLNQEAEDVLGYQLIP
- a CDS encoding type II toxin-antitoxin system PemK/MazF family toxin, with translation MKRGDLYLVTNPSAHDPRKQRVFVVVSRQVLIDSRHSTVICAPVYSSCDGLSTQVPIGVEEGLKHHSCVHCDELVSIPKSVLTNFVGTLKPQKLDLLKAALQNALELDR